The Neofelis nebulosa isolate mNeoNeb1 chromosome 1, mNeoNeb1.pri, whole genome shotgun sequence sequence ACACCTGTGTTTCTTGTTGTCCCCAAATACAGTCACAGTTTGCTTTGGATCCAGACACTGCCAAccaaatctgtttaaaaaaaattcaaccaagtgAATTCTAAAGacctaattggctttattaaataatttttgaatcgGGTAGTATTCCATATAGCAAATAAAAAGGAGTTCCATTGAGCTGAAaacatggaaagatattttaagtgaagagagaaagcagaaaaaaattattagcaaagaatccattgttttaggcaaggttGCCCTcctgaggggagagaaaggaactgTCAGTACAGTTTTTAGTGCTGACCAGGAAGTTGCCATGGTGACTGGTGATGGATTACATCCCTGGGGATTGAAACCGCTCTCAGGCATACTGACATGGGGCTTTATCTTAAATGGCTCTACTATGGCCCTGTGGCTTTCTTTATAACacatttcttcataaaaatataaatcctgTGTGTCTGACACTGTCTTCATTTTGAGTTCTAGTTTCAACTCTCCCCACCCAATTGTGGGCTCTGCCTTTGCTTCCTGAGACAGAGCTCTGCTCTTGGATGAGGCCCCTCATTTGAACTCCAGTTCTGAGCTTTGCTAATGGTGGGACCTtcaatgtctctctctccacctcatcatttatttgattcttAATTTGAAGGTGGAAATGATTATAATGTCCTTGTAGGGTTGTTAAGAGGATGAGATGAGAAATGTATGTATAAATGCACATCTAAGGTTTATTGGCATGGATTTCTCACATTCCCTCCCATTTCTACTCCAGCTACAGAGGGCACACTGTTAGAGGTGCTTCTAAAGATATCATAAAAGGCAGTCTTGCCCCTGCTACCCCTGCATTGCTGTTGCagcagaaaatgttatttaagagAACTTCACATACAACATAAGGTGAGGTATGGAACCTTAACAGTAGCACATGGCTTTAGTGGTTGAAGTTTGCTGAGGACACAAAATTTTGCAGTTAGTATCTGCTTGTTCTCCTGACCCTGTCTTTTGgttccctttctctttatttattccaTTCCACAGGACTTGTCTCAATCATAGATGTCCTCACTCTCCTGTGAATTCTTTCCACATCCTCTGGGAATGCACAGGCATTAGATTACACCTGATGAGGTTGAAGTCTCACTTTGTTTGCTCCTCCTTAAGGTCCAGGTTGTATATGCCTCTTCCTCATTCAGGCTTGCTCATTCTGGTTTGTGTGCTGCCTGCTGTCCAAATGGGTGGTGGGATGGTTTTCCCTCCACACAGCAAGAGGTTGCCCCTATCCATTCCAGATAGTCAGgatttcacaatatatgtgaTAAATATTCCTGCTGGGCAGCCAGAAGTGCTGACACCATGTTTCTTAGTTGCTTAATAGCTGCCTTTCATCCTTGATGAGCTAGATTCCCATAGTTCTTTCTTCTAAGAAGGATGTTTGCACTCCCTATTCATATGTATACCAGTCCAAACAATGTGTACTTTCTCTGCATAATTTcatcccaaaatatttttttgccatCCTCTCCTGGGCTGCAGCCTGTGGCTACCAGAAAGCCCTAAAGAATGGGCCTGATCTCTCACTTTTAGCCAAAGGATATCTCTCCAGCCTGCATGCTTCCCAGATATCAGTGATGATGAACTTACTTGCTTCCTGTTCTCAGTCTCTGCTCTCAGTCTCCACAAAGGGAGGTATACAAATCTCTCACATTACCTTTAGTCCTGGGTACATGATTTTTTCTGGTGCCCCATTTCAAAGTATAAGTCTCCAGTGATCAGATAGGTCCAGGACTCCAGAACTGGTTCAGTTTAATTGACATCAGAGAAGGACGTCAGAAGGACATCAGGGACCTCCTTATCATAGCTGACTTCTTACATCCCATTCAGCTCCTGCCTCAGTCTTTGCTCACACCACCTTTTGCATCAATGACACTTTATACAGCACTCAGTTCCCCAGCTGGATTACTCCCCCCACCTGATTTCTGTCCCATTTTATACACAGGCATGAAGCAGGTGATAGGTGGAGTCTCACAGGACAATTAGGGTGGCTTATAGCAAGTCCCAGGTGGATAGTCGAACATGGTTTTTTACAACACTGGAATCCATGCCACATGCTGTTTCTGCTctagacaaaaccaagagtctttTCAACACCTCGTTTCATGAGTCAGCATACTTTCTaggtaaaagaaaacacatttgcaaaTTTGAAGGTTTCTATCTCCTTATGATGATATACATTATCTTTTCTGAGAAGGAAAGGAGTCACTCATCCTTATTCAACTTCCTTATATGAGAACCAATGTCTATTACATGATGATGTTGGAGGTTATCAGAAGTGTTTTTTCTGGAGGGTCTTACACCACAGATAGGAATGGGTATGGGGGCAAAAGCTGGTGCTGTCTTATTAGATTTGCTACCATGAAGGTGTATTATTttcataacattaaaaataaagaaaactaaagcaagaaaaataaagactaatcTGGGAATGTAAGTTTGGATAGAATAATCAGGCTTTGAAATTAGTCTGGAATAATGAAGAGTATATTACAGAAGAGCTTTCCAAGATAACTCAAGAGCCTGAGCAAGGGCAAATTTACATCCAGGTAGAAGTCCACACAGTGCCTGGACAGAGAAAGGCTCCTGGATGCAATGTTGTGGCCAGGACTGAGGTTCTCCATGCCCATAACAGCAAGCCACCCCTTGTTGTGCtaagtctttttctttccctcttctctcctccccctagTGCCCTCTACTGCTCAGCCATGGGTCAGTCCTCTTCCACAACCTCTGATATACATGGTGGTAGTTTGGCCCTCAGCCTTGACAAGTTTTTTAAGGATTTCAAGCTGGAAAGCACAATAGTCTCTCAGGAAACTATCACAAAGATTCAATCACACCTGGAGGAAGGGAACGTTTAGAGTGTAGTTTCTGCAATCAATAATGCTTTGAGAGACATTGACAATGCTCCATTGAACATAGCTGTTACCGGGGAGTCTGGGACAGGAAAGTCCAGCTTCAACAATGCcctgcggggggtggggcaggaagaagATGGGGCTGCCCTCACCCGGCCAGTGGAGACAACCATGGTGAGAACCCCATACACACACAAGAAATTTCCCAATGTGACATTATGGGACCTGCCTGGCATGGGGACCACTAAATTTCAGGCACATAAGTATCTGCGGGAAATGAAATTTGGTATGACTTCTTTATTATCATCTCTGCTACACGCTTCAAAGATAGTGATGCGCATTTGGCTAcagcaataagaaaaatgaagaagaagttCTACTTTGTCCGAACTAAAGTGGACAGTGATGTATATAATCTAAAAGTGAGTAAACACTCCACATTCAATAAGGACGAACTCCTGCAAAATCTCCGCAAAGACTGTGTGACAAATTTGCAGAAGGCCAATATAAGGGACGCTCCGATCTCCTTAGTCTCCAGCTTTGAGTTGTCTAGTTATGATTTCCAAAGCCTAGAGACCACCCTTCTGAAGGAGCTCCCAGCCCACAAGCCACATCTCCATGCAATACCTGCCAAATGTTACCGAGGCCGCCATTGACCGGAAGAGGGACTCCCTGAAATAGAAGGTCTGGCTGGAGGCCCTGAAGGCTGGAGCATCTGCCACCATCCCTTTGGTGGGCTTCATCAGTGAAAATGATGTGGAGACTTTAAAGGAGACTTTAACTCTCTACAGGTCTTACTTTGGACTGGATGATGAATCCTCAGAAACCGTGGCCAAGGACTTGCACGTGTCAGTGGAGAAACTCAAGGCAAACCTTGTGTCACCCCACTTGCTCTCAACTGAAAAGGATGATGAGTCCTTAGCGGACAAACTGTTCAGATATTTGGAAAAATTCTGCTCTATTAGTGGAGGACTCATTGCCACTGGTGTTTACTTTAGGAAGATATTCTATTTGCAAAATTATTTCCTTGACATAGTGGTGAGTGATGCGAAACttcttcttaaaaaagaagagatttttaagGACTCTGAGGGCTCTGAGCAAGCCAATATGCATCAGCATGTCaggaatgaaaatgagaaaagtgaggcaACCAGCTCCTGAATTATTCTTGGTGTTGGCATGGCACTGGTGCCTGGAAAGTTGACTTAAGCCTTCCTTGAAGCAATCCTGACCTACTGTCATCGGAGTATCACAGACATTTCCATAATTCACTCTTGAACAAACCACAAACCTAGTGACTTATTTGACAGTGAAAGCAATCAGCTCTCTAAGAATCCTTCTTTCATATGATCCTCCTTGGAAAAATGAAGGACAAGAATCTGCAATTTTCTGCTTAGTGGAGAGAATAACTCTTTGTGTGATGGTTACTTCATACCAGACCCTGGTCTTTCTACtgtcatattaataaaaaatggcTGTGCATACAGTAGgtcctcaaaaataatttttattttttaatgtttgtttattttttgaaagagagagagagagcatgagcaggagaggggcagagagagagggagacacagaatcttaagcaggttccaggccctgagccatcagcacagagcctgacctggggctcaaattcacaaactgtgagatcataacctgagccaaagttggatgcttaaccaagtgactcacccaggcacccctcaaaaatcatatgtaaaataaatgcatacatagtTCATTTTTTATGCTCCTGATATTCTGTTATGAATACATAAATTTTGATCATTAATAGATCATCAATTAATGTTGACTGATATCCTCCTTATCCTTTCTAAggtcaacattttatttataaacataaaagatAGTGAAATGAACATGTGTcatgggaaataaaagagaaatattagCTAAGGAAAACCTTTATCTGGGATACTTGTGAGAGGAACAAGTGTATAAGGTGGGAATATGGTAAAAGAGTTTGCATATTGCAGGTCTAGGCACTCCTAGATTGCTAGCAATATATTTTGTGCCTGAACGTGAAAGGTTAGGGAATATGAGATGAGACAGTTGTGATAAGTCtaagaggaaataattttttataaagccTAATGTCCTTAAACATATCTAATctaataagagaaatgcaaattagaaatgGCGTCTACACTAAAACATCATTTATCCCATATTAGATTGGGGGAAATTTCAAAGTTTGACATTCTGTGGGTAAAACTGTAGAAAAATAGTTGCTGTCATACAGTTTTGATGGGTATACAAAATGATATAACCTATAATGTGACAAATTAGGCCATCTCTAGGAAAATTACACACAGGTATACTTTGCCCCAGTGATTCCCCCTTTGAAGAATCTGGGTCTTAAAAATTGAGAGTAAATTGATGGTTGGCAGGGGTTTGGAAAGTAGGGGAAATGCATAGCGCTGGTGAAAGAATACAAGCTTTCAGTTATAAGGTGAATGAATACAGAatgtggtgactatagttaataatactgtatagTAATACTATACAATAATaacacttgaaatttgctttaaaaagtgtGTCCTAAATGTTCtcgctacacacacacacacacacacacacacacgttaaatatatgaggtgatggatgtattaattaacttgattatgataatcatttcaccttatgttcatatatatgaaatcatcacattgtacgcTTTAAATATATGCCATTTTATTTGTTAAGTTTACCTAAATAAAGCtggtggggaaagaaacaaaaaagctgaaaaaaatacaaaaagatttatactaaaagttatttgaaatgtaaaacacAGAAGCTTTTTGTGTTGATGAGTTGCCaatatttcag is a genomic window containing:
- the LOC131489534 gene encoding LOW QUALITY PROTEIN: interferon-gamma-inducible GTPase 10-like (The sequence of the model RefSeq protein was modified relative to this genomic sequence to represent the inferred CDS: inserted 3 bases in 2 codons; substituted 2 bases at 2 genomic stop codons); the protein is MGQSSSTTSDIHGGSLALSLDKFFKDFKLESTIVSQETITKIQSHLEEGNVXSVVSAINNALRDIDNAPLNIAVTGESGTGKSSFNNALRGVGQEEDGAALTRPVETTMVRTPYTHKKFPNVTLWDLPGMGTTKFQAHKYLREMKFXYDFFIIISATRFKDSDAHLATAIRKMKKKFYFVRTKVDSDVYNLKVSKHSTFNKDELLQNLRKDCVTNLQKANIRDAPISLVSSFELSSYDFQSLETTLLKELPAHKXHISMQYLPNVTEAAIDRKRDSLKXKVWLEALKAGASATIPLVGFISENDVETLKETLTLYRSYFGLDDESSETVAKDLHVSVEKLKANLVSPHLLSTEKDDESLADKLFRYLEKFCSISGGLIATGVYFRKIFYLQNYFLDIVVSDAKLLLKKEEIFKDSEGSEQANMHQHVRNENEKSEATSS